One window from the genome of Gimesia aquarii encodes:
- a CDS encoding UbiA family prenyltransferase: MKKWLAYFQLMRLPAVFTAMSDILLGYLLTHNSFELPIQFALLIVASTSLYLSGMVFNDVFDRKVDAEERPSRPIPSGRISTQHAAVLGGLLMLAGVGAAQAVGKQSLIVASLLVVAILSYDSILKRTILGPLAMGLCRFLNVMLGASAVAREINLWVKPQLRIAAILGMYVVGLTWFARMEAKNSHRGHLLGGTLVINAGLAALVWMIATYPWPRELNLTMLLTALGVVVLTINRRLIQAILNPVPQNVQIAVKTMLYSYVMLNAIIVFVWTTNPQYAILTAALLIPTIVLSRWMSVT; encoded by the coding sequence CTGTATTTACAGCGATGTCAGATATTCTTCTTGGCTACCTACTGACACACAACTCATTTGAGCTTCCCATTCAATTCGCCTTGTTGATTGTCGCTTCAACCAGCTTGTATCTGTCTGGTATGGTGTTTAATGATGTGTTCGATCGTAAGGTCGATGCAGAAGAACGACCTTCACGCCCTATCCCTTCCGGACGAATTTCGACACAGCACGCGGCAGTTCTGGGAGGGTTGCTGATGTTGGCGGGGGTCGGGGCTGCACAGGCGGTAGGGAAACAGAGCCTGATTGTTGCCAGCCTGTTGGTTGTCGCTATACTGAGTTACGATAGCATATTGAAAAGAACAATTCTCGGCCCACTTGCGATGGGACTTTGTCGATTTCTAAATGTCATGTTAGGCGCCAGCGCTGTTGCGCGCGAGATTAATCTTTGGGTCAAACCCCAGTTACGAATCGCCGCCATTTTAGGAATGTATGTTGTCGGCCTTACCTGGTTTGCACGAATGGAAGCAAAAAACAGTCATCGCGGGCACTTGCTCGGTGGTACTCTGGTTATCAATGCGGGGCTGGCAGCACTGGTGTGGATGATTGCAACTTATCCCTGGCCACGTGAACTTAATTTGACGATGTTGCTGACAGCGCTGGGAGTGGTTGTGTTGACAATCAATCGCCGTCTGATACAGGCAATATTGAATCCGGTTCCTCAAAATGTTCAAATCGCTGTGAAGACAATGCTCTATTCCTACGTGATGTTGAACGCGATTATCGTTTTTGTCTGGACTACCAATCCGCAGTACGCAATTCTCACGGCTGCTTTGCTGATTCCTACAATCGTACTTTCTCGATGGATGTCAGTCACTTAG